A genomic segment from Aegilops tauschii subsp. strangulata cultivar AL8/78 chromosome 1, Aet v6.0, whole genome shotgun sequence encodes:
- the LOC109751925 gene encoding putative protein phosphatase 2C 46: protein MGNRAARLATPCFASGGRSTVDASAAARAAAAGGDYGGDCGVGQILSFDGYDAFDGATIHGVLLPSNQSTIGTAASSSANSFSNQLSLSASSSCDSSSSFSFRTLQPGLFSGSLDYCASPSSSSSGPNSGALSSAASRRGARSEEDIMADLYATRRRRRCQLEEAASGSPLLDRLRRAVASALRVGRAAKKQPAVTTPATNGGTATIGGGGAIRGNGENGHAAEDKVQWARGKAGEDRVHVVVSEERGWMFVGIYDGFNGPDATDYLVANLYASVCRELPTDHDPPPPDDAGREQRPPPSSCNGRNSADDLIRRRGRHGAVLDALARALRRTEEGYFAEAEARAAECPELAMMGSCVLVLLMKGADVYSMNVGDSRAVLAHRAEPDLTSVIMPPRHRHQHSADGHVTEEIRRQFDECDMTELVALQLTMEHSTTAYKEVRRIRSEHLDDPACILNGRVKGSLKVTRAFGAGYLKEPRWNKALLEVFRVDYVGVLPYITCKPFLRHHCLGPRDKFLILASDGLYEYFTNEEVVGHVEAFTSRFPDEDPAKYLSHEILLRAARQAGMGFHELLEVRQGDRRQYHDDVSIIIISLEGKIWRSSA, encoded by the exons CAACGGTGGACGCGTCcgccgcggcgagggcggccgcgGCCGGCGGGGACTATGGTGGTGACTGCGGCGTCGGCCAGATTCTGAGCTTTGATGGCTATGACGCGTTCGACGGCGCCACCATCCACGGCGTGCTGCTCCCGTCCAACCAGTCCACCATCGggaccgccgcctcctcctccgccaaCTCCTTCTCCAACCAGTTGTCGCTCTCGGCGTCGTCCTCCTGCGACAGCTCCAGCTCCTTCTCCTTCCGCACGCTCCAGCCGGGCCTCTTCTCGGGGAGCCTGGACTACTGcgcgtcgccgtcgtcgtcgtcgtccgggcCGAACTCGGGCGCGCTCTCGTCGGCGGCGTCGCGGCGGGGCGCGCGCAGTGAGGAGGACATCATGGCGGACCTCTACGCCACAAGGCGCCGGCGCCGGTGCCAGCTCGAGGAGGCCGCGTCCGGGAGCCCGCTCCTCGACCgcctccgccgcgccgtcgcctcgGCGCTGCGCGTCGGCCGTGCGGCCAAGAAGCAGCCTGCCGTGACGACGCCGGCCACCAACGGCGGCACCGCCaccatcggcggcggcggcgcgatcaGGGGCAACGGCGAGAACGGGCACGCGGCGGAGGACAAGGTGCAGTGGGCGCGCGGCAAGGCAGGGGAGGACAGGGTGCACGTCGTCGTGTCGGAGGAGCGCGGCTGGATGTTCGTCGGCATCTACGACGGCTTCAACGGCCCGGACGCCACCGACTACCTCGTCGCCAACCTCTACGCCTCCGTCTGCCGCGAGCTCCCCACCGACCACGATCCTCCTCCGCCCGACGACGCCGGACGCGAGCAGCGGCCGCCGCCATCGTCGTGCAACGGCAGAAACAGCGCCGACGACCTGATCCGGCGCCGGGGGCGGCACGGCGCGGTGCTGGACGCGCTGGCGCGCGCGCTGCGGCGCACGGAGGAGGGCTACTtcgcggaggcggaggcgcgcgCGGCCGAGTGCCCGGAGCTGGCCATGATGGGGTCCTGCGTGCTGGTGCTGCTCATGAAGGGCGCCGACGTCTACTCCATGAACGTCGGCGACAGCCGCGCCGTGCTCGCGCACCGCGCCGAGCCCGACCTCACCAGCGTCATCATGCCGCCACGCCACCGGCACCAGCACAGCGCCGACGGCCACGTCACGGAGGAGATCAGGCGGCAGTTCGACGAGTGCGACATGACGGAGCTCGTCGCGCTCCAGCTCACCATGGAGCACAGCACCACCGCCTACAAG GAGGTGAGAAGGATCAGGAGTGAGCACCTTGATGATCCTGCCTGCATACTCAATGGCAGAGTGAAGGGCTCCTTGAAGGTCACAAGAGCATTTGGAGCTGGCTACCTGAAAGAG CCCAGGTGGAACAAGGCTCTCTTGGAAGTTTTCCGGGTGGACTATGTTGGCGTCTTGCCTTACATTACTTGCAAGCCATTCCTCCGACACCACTGCCTCGGGCCACGGGACAAGTTCCTTATCCTCGCCTCGGATGGGCTCTACGAGTACTTCACCAACGAGGAGGTGGTGGGGCACGTGGAGGCGTTCACCTCCAGGTTCCCCGATGAGGATCCTGCAAAGTACCTCAGCCACGAGATCCTCCTCCGCGCCGCCAGGCAAGCCG GAATGGGGTTCCATGAGTTGCTTGAGGTACGGCAAGGGGATCGGCGACAATACCATGACGACGTCTCCATCATCATCATCTCATTGGAGGGGAAGATATGGAGATCTTCAGCCTGA